A region of uncultured Anaeromusa sp. DNA encodes the following proteins:
- the mqnE gene encoding aminofutalosine synthase MqnE: protein MKTPLDTIEAKVRAGERLSKEDGLALFASPDIARIGYLADKVRQRVSGDYVYFNVNRHVNLTNICVSRCRFCAFGRDEGDKKAYAMNQEEVLRIAKLAAQDPDLRELHIVSGLHPDWPFEYYLDVLRMLKRELPQLHRKAFTAVEIHYFSKLSGLPLPDVLKALQEAGLQSIPGGGAEILSDRVRQELCPNKATASEWLEVQRTAHKMGIRSNASMLYGHIETLEERVDHLLALRALQDETGGFQTFICFPFHPGNTELEATHQRTSLWDELKTMAISRLMLDNFSNIKAYWVMLTLPIAQLALGFGANDIDGTVSEEKIMHAAGAKSATFLTQETIIETIRQIGRVPVERDSMYQIIRTL, encoded by the coding sequence TTGAAGACCCCCTTAGATACGATTGAAGCAAAAGTCCGGGCCGGAGAACGGCTATCTAAAGAAGACGGGCTGGCGCTTTTTGCTTCGCCGGATATTGCTCGCATTGGTTACTTGGCGGATAAGGTCCGCCAGCGAGTGAGCGGTGATTATGTCTATTTTAATGTGAACCGCCATGTAAACCTGACTAATATTTGCGTTTCGCGTTGCCGCTTCTGCGCCTTTGGGCGTGATGAGGGAGACAAGAAGGCGTACGCTATGAATCAGGAGGAAGTATTGCGGATTGCTAAACTGGCGGCGCAGGACCCAGACTTACGGGAGCTGCATATTGTCAGTGGGTTGCATCCGGACTGGCCTTTTGAATACTACCTGGATGTTTTGCGCATGTTGAAACGAGAATTGCCGCAGTTGCATAGGAAGGCATTTACCGCTGTGGAAATTCATTATTTTTCTAAGTTATCCGGGTTGCCGCTGCCGGACGTGCTCAAGGCCTTGCAAGAAGCGGGCTTGCAGTCCATTCCCGGCGGCGGGGCGGAAATTCTTTCCGATCGAGTGAGGCAGGAGCTGTGTCCCAACAAAGCAACCGCTTCTGAATGGTTGGAAGTGCAGCGTACGGCGCATAAAATGGGCATTCGCAGTAATGCGAGCATGCTCTATGGTCATATTGAAACCTTGGAAGAACGAGTCGATCACTTGCTGGCGCTACGGGCATTGCAAGATGAAACCGGCGGCTTCCAGACTTTTATCTGTTTCCCCTTTCACCCCGGCAATACGGAACTAGAGGCGACGCATCAGCGTACTTCTTTGTGGGATGAGCTGAAAACGATGGCTATTTCTCGCTTGATGCTGGATAATTTCTCGAATATCAAGGCGTACTGGGTGATGCTGACTCTGCCGATTGCACAGTTGGCGCTCGGTTTTGGAGCTAATGATATTGACGGTACGGTCAGCGAGGAAAAAATCATGCACGCAGCCGGCGCAAAATCGGCTACCTTTTTGACACAGGAAACGATTATTGAGACCATTCGTCAGATTGGCCGGGTTCCGGTGGAACGGGACTCCATGTATCAAATAATCCGTACCTTGTAG
- a CDS encoding pyridoxal-phosphate dependent enzyme has translation MQQAIFDAIHRLAGIVHRTPVLTSRSLDEESGGNLLFLKCENFQRTGSFKFRGAYQFVSTLTADARKRGVLTAGPDNQALALALTGRLLDTPVHVLLSDTLSPQTRQTLLAYGAILHFGSADFFSREKEACLMAKEEQWQYVSPWEHKTMLAGHATAAKELIDDAYSLDYLLVPCRHGGLLAGSAAYIKQAHPHCQVIGVQEAVEAAAPLPPSSELTVSLIQRHVDDIMTVSERDVLRAMFYLWSRLKIVVEPAGSLALAPLLAGMMPLSGKRIGLLISGGNIDIGQACNIFKDC, from the coding sequence ATGCAACAAGCTATTTTTGACGCTATCCACCGTCTTGCAGGCATTGTACATCGCACACCGGTCTTAACGTCGCGTTCTTTAGACGAAGAAAGCGGCGGTAATTTGCTTTTTCTAAAATGTGAAAATTTCCAACGTACTGGTTCTTTCAAATTCCGCGGCGCTTATCAGTTTGTCAGTACCTTGACCGCCGATGCCAGAAAACGCGGCGTACTCACAGCCGGCCCTGACAACCAGGCTTTGGCTTTGGCCCTCACAGGCCGTTTGTTGGACACGCCGGTACATGTATTGCTTTCAGATACCCTTTCTCCACAAACTCGCCAGACCCTGCTAGCCTACGGCGCAATTCTCCATTTCGGTTCCGCTGATTTTTTCAGTCGCGAAAAGGAAGCTTGCCTCATGGCGAAGGAAGAACAGTGGCAATATGTTTCTCCTTGGGAACACAAAACGATGCTGGCTGGTCATGCTACCGCCGCCAAAGAACTGATCGATGACGCCTACAGTTTGGATTATTTATTGGTTCCCTGCCGCCATGGCGGTCTTCTGGCCGGCAGCGCCGCCTACATCAAACAAGCGCATCCCCACTGCCAGGTTATCGGCGTCCAAGAAGCCGTGGAGGCCGCCGCGCCGCTCCCGCCCTCTTCCGAGCTGACGGTTTCCCTCATCCAGCGGCATGTAGATGACATCATGACGGTTTCCGAAAGAGACGTTCTGCGCGCCATGTTCTATTTATGGTCTCGCTTGAAAATCGTAGTAGAGCCCGCCGGTTCCTTGGCGTTAGCACCACTTTTAGCGGGAATGATGCCGCTTTCGGGAAAACGCATCGGCCTTCTGATTAGCGGCGGAAACATCGACATTGGTCAAGCCTGCAACATCTTCAAGGATTGCTAA